AAATACAGATCAGCTGTGATTAAAAAATTTGAATGCAGACTGGAAGTGGTTCTGGGGTTACATGTTCATTTTCTCAAGTGGTCAAAATTGGAACAATTAATACTTTTTTTGTGTGGAGAAGAAATAGTTTAAACTATTACTAAGCATTAAAGTAGGACAGTGAGGACTATATATAAATAATCCAGATTTCTTGAATTTGCAGTTATGCTTGAATGTTTTTTCAGCCCCATTTCCACCATGATAAATATGATTGTCTTCTCACTTTGATTCATGTACACTTTTGTATATGGATGGGTGCAATCCCTACTTCCCTGAACATAGCTTAATagataaaatatttgataaaacaaaaatttcattAATTGATTCCACGAATTTTTAGTTTTTGATAATTTGGACAGGGTCTAAGCAGAAGTTTCCTTTGGTATTACTCATAAAAACCAGATTTGCTGAGCAAGTTAATAACATAGACAAGATTTAAGAAGAATATTTAACTATGTGGGAGGAAACATAACTTCTAATCAATTCTTGGTCACATGCTTTCTGATATAAGCATTTGTTGTGCTAGGTGCCAACCTATTTATTAACTCAGATTGGTTCACTACTTAGTTAtccagaaatttttaattttgagtgATTAAGACATTAAGTATATCTGAACCTCCCCCACTGGTTTGAGTATAGGGATTTAGCTCAGGTTATGTGGGCCCTGTGGCCAGAGCTAGCTGTAAGAACCTCTCTGATCTATATATGATGGGCAAGAAATTGTTACTTATACTTATTTTTGTCAATGAGCCAGATACTCTAGAGTTGACCATGGTGTCTGTGGGATATTAGTCACTAATAGAACTTTTTTGGAGTCACTAGGGTGTCCTATAGAGGGCTAAGTGTGAAGAAGCAGGCAGTGGGGGGCATTGATTTTGATACCTCATAGCCTAAATTTTTGAAGGATCTCTAAACAATGTCTTTTTAACATATGTGTTCAGTGCTCAATACAAGTGGGCTTATTTTTGTGGCCTTTGGAAGGAGCCATTGTATTTTAGGGAGAAATATTCATCACCAACAGGGTGATGTATTGGTTGTTAGGGACAACAGTATATCTGAAGTCCATTTTCATATCTTCTTAGAAAATTCAGGGCTTTGGAAATAATTCCTTTACTTACTTAGTACTCAAAAGTCTGTCCTTGTCTTGAACACCTTGTTACATATGTTTTTGGAAAGCTGGGATATTTGGCTGAaagttttctgtatatttttgaCCATGTTGAACATTTGACAAGCAGAGTTAGTTACTCATTGTGGGgcctttttttaaccttttctggAACACTTAGTGGTTCTACCTTGACTTTTTACATGTAGGATGTGGTGATCTTAGTCCAGTGTCATGGTGCTGTTCCTCATAATCTGATTGGACTTTCTCTTTTCTTACATCAGTGACTTGCTGTCTTACTGTTCCCTTTTACTTACTTTCTGTTAGGGTGATGTTAGGGACCCCATCAGATACTGAGCAGAATTGTCAGATTCATCTGGCTTGTCCTGAAGCAGGCAGTGTACATGGAAATGTTAATATGCAAAGAATTGAGGTTACAGATTTATCACTTAGTGAGACTAATGAAATGTTGCTAAGGGGAAGATGAGTGGTGTGTTTGCAAAGCCTAAGAACTTATTTGGAGAGTTCTTGGACTGAGATTAGAATGCTTCGAGTTCTCAAGCCAGAAATGACCCAATTCAGGAAAATTTGATACACCCAACTTGTTGGCATATATGTCTCACTGGTGGTTTAAAGGGAAGGCAACTGGGGAGTAGAGAAATGGTATTACTTCAAGAAATTGACCTACTCTATCTTGTGGAAGGTGAATACCAGGCACTTTATGTTAGTTGCAAAATGTAACCAATTGGTGGAGAATGTGGAAGCAATTCTGGCCGATCAGAAGAACAATGCTAGACTCTAATTATGAAAATGGTTACTTTACAGTTGAATTCCATGTTGTCTGGAGCGCAAAACAGATCTCACACTTACTTGCCCAGGTTCTGGGTAAAATGCCTTGTATTTACTTGTCCATGGATGGCTAAGTATGTTCTGATGGTGTTCACATAATAATTTATGGAAAAGAGATTATGAGACCTAAGGCCTGCTAGAAGTTGTTTCATATGATTTTCCAATTTGCTTATGTTTGTGGTCCAGGTATACTATAAAGCTTCTTGACAGTACTTCTCAGCCCAGCTGATCCTTGGAATCTATTGGTGATTCTACTTTAGACAGGCGAATATGAACATACTTGAAAGTATGAGAAAAGCAGGACCAAAGATCCTGGAGATGGTCTGTTTAGTACATATTTTACCCATGTTGAGCACAACCAGTTTACTTCTAGGCCATACAGTGATGCATTAAGGAACAGAAAGTAGAAATATGTTAATTAGGACTTAGTAAGAAATTTATGGATGTTTGAGTGCTGACTTGGTTTTGCCCCTGTTATAAAGGCCAAAAGGATACCAGGCCATtgacttctttccttttttaacctGGGGAATTCTTCACTCTACATGGATTATACTGACCTTGAAACTTTGGACATACCTCCATAGTAACAGTGAAGGCAACATTTGAGCCAATAGGAAATTCTCCACTCATCACATCCtgtttttataaacttttataCTTGTGTTTGCTTATTCAGTAGTAAAGCATAGTAAACACAATCTTGAACTGATTCTCGGTCatcattttactttcaaaattgTGATGAGTTTTTCACGGTCTTGCTCAGCATGACTTCAAGATTTTAATTTCCCGGCACTTATCATGAAAATGTGGATATCTTAGACCATACCAGGTCATCTTAGCGTGTGGGAGCTAGAGATAGCCAGTTCTTTAAAACCTGCTTTAAGCAGTGATAGTTTAGGATCCCACATGGGGTAGAGtgtgtagaccaggggtgggcaaactttttgacttgagggccacaatgggttcttaaactggaccggagggccggaacaaaagcatggatggagtgtttgtgtgaactaatataaattcaaagtaaacatcattacataaaagggtatggtctttttttttttttttttagttttattcatttcaaacgggccggatccggcccgcgggctgtagtttgcccacagctggtgtAGACTTTCCCCAGTTCCATGTGAAAGAAAGGAACATAACTGCATTTGGAAGGAGGTAGACTGATTAACTATAAGTGGTCAATGTATAAAGTCCTCTAGATTTCTGGATATCAAGAGATATtcatctggccctggccagtgtggctcaattggttggagtgtcatccagtaAACTGAAAGATTTTGCGTTTGATTACTggtaagggcacgtacctagattgcaggtccCATCCCCTGTCATGGCATATATGAgagacagccaatccatgtttctatctcatctcatttcatctctctctccattcctttctctctaaaatcaataaacctatccttgggtgaggattaaaaataaaatagagatattCATCTGTTATTGGGTTGAGGGCCACATAGTGCCTCCCACTTTCTTATTCACTTATTATGGTTACCTTGTAGGGTCATTCTATGACAGGAGGATTAATATATTATATGCATACACTTGAGACACTGTTCATTATGCTCTTCACCTATGTATTGAAAACCTTCCAAGTGTTTAATTATGTCAGTTGAAGTGGGGAAATTAATACAGAATTAATTTAGTATTGCAGTGGAAAAGAGATTTAGTGTATAGGAGTAGAGTTGAATTCTAGCCAAACATTTCTCTGatagattaaataattttttcttaattgtttttcAGCAGTGACCTTACTTTGGGAATCAAGACTCTGCCCTCATGCAACTGTGGACAGCTCTTGAAGGATATTGGTTTTATCACTAAAGATGTGGGAATCCAGAACCTGAAGAGACTCTAGTATAAAACCAACACTAGAAATAGAATTACTCTGTATAGATAACTAAGGTACCATTGCTTTAGTGTTGTCTCCAGAGGTGAATTTGCAAAACAATTTAGAACTTCAAGTTTGTCAATAATTCAGGATAcgtatattttataaagaaaatatggctGCTATAACAGTACATGGTTTTGTTCAAATATGGAACATGGATACTGGGATGTCTAAATTGAAAGAAGCATTTATTGAAACaatggaaagaaataagaaagctAGATTGGTGATTCATTTCAGCACTGGAGAATATACAACTTTTCAGCTAggtaataatattaaaaacatagtCTTTAGATCCTATGGAGAAAATCAAAATTACCTGCATTTAACTTTCCAAAATAATAGCTTCTTGTTTATTAGAAAATTATCCTCTAGAGATGCTAAAAATTTGACAATGTTCTTAGAGAGAGCCCATCAAAATAATCTTCAATCACCCATGAGAACTGATATGGGTAGAAGTGTCTTCGCCAGCacaaaaacacagaagaaaatcaataaaactttatttgacaAAATCTATCAGAAGTTAGTAAGTGGATTTTTTGAGCTAGGAGAAGGAAGTAGTACACCTGACCTTCAGAAGTTGCTTTTGGATACATCAAAATTATCAATGCTTACTTTCAAAGAGTTATTAAAGGAGGGattgaggaagagaaaaaggatggCATCATCTGATTCAGATATATATGGGAAATTTCAGGAAGAGGATAAATCTGTAAGAAACAAGAAATTCAAGACAGATCCCTTGGAGTATGTAACTGATGATGAGAAGGAACAAATGTGGTTGAAAGAgttaaaagaaagtaaattggattatttattcGAGACCACTTCTACTGGAAATTCTTTCCTAGATGGCACTTGTTTTATTCAAACTCTCgctgagaaaatatatttgatactTCTATTGAAATCATTCTGTAGTGAGGATGATCCAGAGTGGGAGAGACTCAAGATGACCTTTGACTTTTATCCAGAGAAACTATGTCAAGGCCTCCCCAATTTGGGAAACACCTGTTACATGAATGCAGTTTTACAGTCACTATTTTCTATTCCATCCTTTGCTTATGATTTACTCTATCAGGGTTTCCCATGGAGTGAAATCCCCCTTGATGCTCTTAGCTTGTGCCTGTCACATTTGCTTATTTTGAAAGACATTTATAGCATAAAAACCAAGGAGAGATTACTTGTCAATATTAAAAATGCCATTTCAACAGTTGCAGAGATGTTCTCTGACAACACACAGAATGATGCTCATGAGTTTTTAGGTCACTGTTTAGATCAGATGAAAGGCAACatggaaaaattaaatacaatttggATGGCTAAAATTGAATCTGAAAAAGAAGATTCACCCCAACAGTTTTTTGCTGACAATGCTGTCACCAAAAGGCTTGTTTGTCCTGTCACCACTAATTTTGAGGTTGAGTTGCTGCACTCTATTACTTGTAAAGCCTGTGGTCAGGTTGTTCTCAAGACAGAGGTTAATAATTATCTCTCCATCAACCTTCCCCAAAGAACAAAAACACATCCTTTGTCTATTCAATCTACTTTTGATCATTTCTTTGGAGCAGAAGAGCTTGAGTATAAATGTGGGAAGTGTAAACACAAGACTTCTGTTTCAACGCACAAATTCAGTAGGCTACCCAGGGTCCTCATTGTTCATCTGAAACGCTATAGCTTTAATAAGTTTTGGTCATTAAGGAAGGATGATCAGGAAGTCattgtttctaaatatttaaaggtGTCTTCTCATTGCACTGAAAGTACCAAACCACCTTTTCCCTTAAATGAAAATGTACATATTAGGGATTTCCATTTGTTAAAATTCTTTCATAAGATTAATTTTGAAATCCTTAAGTCATTGACACCTTCAACAAAATTGACCTCAAAATCCAATGATTGCTTGGCTCCACACATTGAATCAGACAAAGAGTCTGAACCACAAAAGGACCAGATTTTTGAGTTAAGCAAAGAACAGGAGCAAAACAACCTGGGAAAACACTCTGAACTGACTACAGCAGAGTCCCTCTTGGTAAACTCAGGATATGACACAGCCATTGAAAAAGAGCCATTAGTTCCAGGCTTAATGAGGAATCTGGAAAATACCAACCTTTCTGTGGTCCGTGAAGATGAAGGTAAACCCACCAGTGGCCCAGACACATCTGAAGAAGTTCATATTCAAGAAGTCCCTAGAAATCCAAAACGAAAGAAATATGAGAAAGCCAGTATGTTTGCAGCTGTTGATAGTGTCACGGAGACTATTGAAGATTTTTCTGAAGATGAAAAAAACGAAATTTCAGAAGAGTTCTCAAATGTGCCTGGACAGACTCCGCAGTGTGAAAAGGTGAGAATCTATGAAGAAGCCCTTTGGCAGGCACTGCTTCAAAGCCTTCCGAAGTCAGGTGCCCAGTGCCACACAGATAACCTTACAAGACCTACAGAATTAAGTTTCCAGGAGGCCAATGTGAATTCCCGCGGTGCATCAGGTTCCAATAAAAACCTGGGACACAAAGACTTTTTAGCTAAGAAGAAGACAGAAGCTAAAGCCAAGAACCCAAATCCCAAGATAAGAGATCCTCATGCTTATCGGCTCATTGGTGTTATTAGCCATCTTGGTAATACCCTAAATTCAGGCCATTATATCAGTGATGCCTATGACTTTGAGAGGAAAGTCTGGTTCACTTATAATGATATGCAGGTATCAAGTATCCAGGAAGTTGTGATGCGGGAGTCTAGGCTTCGCACTGGGTACATGTTCTTTTACATGCACAATGATATTTTTGAAGAGCTGTTAGGAAGGGAAGAGAACTCCCAGCCTCATAGCACAAAGGCAGAGAAGACccatcaggaagaataaaaaggacAAACTCCTAGGTGCACAAATCTGCTTGACTGCCTCACTAGCTACCACTTCTTCCGTGGAAAGAAAATTCTGAGCTTTAGCTGAAGATGCAGAGGCAGTTAGCATCTAGGACCAAAGTTCAGGCAGAAACACTTATGGCAAATCTCCATTCTAACCCTGATATAGACACCTTAATCCCACAGTTCCAGTTGCTAAACATCCTTTCCTTCTAGTAGACTAGAATTGTTCTTTCCATATTCTAATGCAGTGGATTCCAAGTGCAGTCCTTGAACCAACAGCATCAAGCACATGAAGGAACTTGCTGAAATGAAAATTCTTATTCTGTTATAAAACTACTTATTCAGAACCTCTGGGGGATGGGATGGGTAGCAATTTCATGTTGAGAAAGTAGGACAACCACTACTGTAGTGTGTACAGCATATTGGTGTGCTTTGATGtatatttgaaatgtttatatttgTAATGAGGTTTGACTACATCTTtttgtttatgtatgtattttcttTGGAAACCTGTTAatatcaaaacacacacacaaaattactcTTCTGCTGATCATACTTAGCAATTTGATAGAAAAGTAGATTCTGGATTCCTGGCAAAACAAGATAGAACAGTTGTTGAGGTCCTAGCAATAAAACAGTAGTTGTTGGGATCCtggcaataaataataaatgaagagGGAAAATTATGAATCCTTTTGGGCATATGTAGATGAGACTGaacaccaagtcaagtctccaaaTTGTTTGCTAAAGACCTCCTTTTCCTCTATGCCAAGGGGGTTATATATCACTAAGCTTAAACCTTGAGGATGGAGAAGTTGATCCGCCCTCAAGAAATTGACCAACTTTTTCTATTTGTCTGCTAGCAAGCTGTTCTTGGTTAACTGAGCCCATTTTTCCATTTTGGTCTTTTTAGAGGGATGCTTGCATTGCCTCAAAGAAACATTGATTACCAGAACTTTAACTGAAGCTTTGAACAATCCTCTTCATTTAACACTATAATACTAGTTCCATATTTCCTCTTACTTCTCTGTACCGTATAACATGGTGGCCTTATTCCTTCAATGAGCAAGGagtaaatgctttattttaataaaaaaacgttttatttcagagagaggaagagaggtggaaagagaaatagaaacatcgccAGACATCAATACATGCTTTAAAATGGATTTGTAGGATTTGAAAGTCTTACTTGTGACTGATTTGATACATTGTCAAAAATGTGCACCTGCATATGATCTGCTTCTGGGTGAAAGTCTCATGGATCCTGGGTTGGCCATATTCTGTTAGAGTTCCCTGTGATTCAGAGATTGAATAATTCTGATATTAAACATGTACCATCTCTGTAACCCAGACATTCCCTGCCTTTCAGGCAGTGAATCTTTAACAACTTGTACCTTTGTTATGAACAAAATAATTGTAATAAGGGGCTATCTCACATCACACTGAGGGATTGAATTTTGGTCCTACCTTTAAAAACATGGGTATCCCTCCTTGAGTATGGGATATGGCCTTTACTAAGCCAAGAGCTTGTTGATGTTTTTAATCACAAAGGCCTTTAAAGGGATGAACTGGAATTTAATGGTGTGAGAAAGTTAGAAAATGCCCTCTGAGGGAACACCAGATTCCAAAGTTTAGGAATTCTACTGTTCAGGGCATGTATCTAGAAGGTATGAATGGGACATTAAGATTGATGAGGTAAATAGGAGTTTCCTAGATTGAATTAGTCACTCTAGTGGAAGAAGGTGTTGTAGACACAATAATGAGAGATTTGTTCAACCTGTGTAGTACTTCAGCAGCTGGACTGGTTGAAGGATAAGTCTGAAGTTATACTTAGAGGAGGAGAGTGACAGTTTTGTTTCTCAAATTTAAGCTTTTGACTTATCTAGAATAGTTCAATCTGAGCCCAGTTACATAGACATCAAAGTAGGAGTTTTGGTAAGAGTGAGGGAAAAGTCATTTTTTGAAAGTAAAATGAAGATGCCAATATTTTTAAGAGATTTAAATTTTTTGGGTGTGGTGTATAGAGTCCTATAGATATTGAACATGCTGCTCTTCAGTGTGTAGCACTTATAATGTAGGGCAAATCAAAAGATTAAGAAGATGGTTGGGATACCCATGAGAGGGAGGATCTGTCCTGGACAGATAGCTTGGATGGAATTCATCATTGCCCTGTGAGAAGAAATTCTGACTGTACAATACAATGAGTGGCTATATACTATTTactgcttttattgttttttcaaataaaagattaaaataattcagtgactcagtggttgtTATTTATTATGGATTTTAATTGTTCTCTAATTTACAGATCAGGTTTCTAGGTGATCCATCGCTATAAAAACTTTCTTTGTCATTCagtgtattagttttctgttgcCTCTGTACAAATTACAACAAACtgaatggcttaaaacaatataaGCTTATCTttttatagttctggaggtcaggaCTTCCAGATGGATGTTACTGGGTTAAAATCAAGATATTGGAAGGGCTACAATCCTTCTGAGTTCTCTAATGAGACAACCTATTTCCTCACCTTTCCCAGCTTTTAGAAACTGTTATCATTCATAGCTTCATTTCTCCACCATCATAGCCAGTAATGTCAGGATGAACCCTCACACTGCTATCTCtggttctccctcttcctcttccacttttaagAACCACAGTGAGAGTTGGTTCACCCacataatccaggataatctttaATATGCTATGTGGATAGCAATAAGAACCAATGGATGGTTTTAAGGGAAGATAGCTCAGACAGGTTCACATCAGGACCATGGTCCAGAACATCACTCTCTAGTGTCTACATCCATCCTCTACCAATCTGGTCATACTTCCACTCCCCATGTTGACcctaacaataaaaatgtttcaaaagagAAGTCTTAGCAATATATGTTTCTGTGACCTAGCAGAGTGCATTATTTCCCCCACTGAAAGTTCCAGTGGCTGGAAAGCAGCAGTGGGATTGTGACCTCCAGGTAACCCTGTTTGCCACTTCAATTCAGAGGCAATGCATGAGTGGTACAAGGGGATTCACATCTGGTGCCATGCACTGGGCATCACTTTGCTAGGCAGCAACAGCACTGTGTCCATGCAGGACGAGGCCTCCCCCCCATTGCAAGATAGAGTTCTAGCTTAAGTAATCTCATAAAAAGATGTTATACCTGAGATACAGGTAACTCTTTCAAACTtaatgtgtgtacatatatcctatataataaaaccctaatatgcaaatcaaccaaatggcggaacaacctgcagaatgacaggttgctacgacatacactgaccaccaaggggcagatgctcaacacaggagctgaaccctggtggtcaggcactcccacagggggagcaccactcagtaagaagccgggctcacagctggcgagcacagtggtagggacaggaacctctcctgcctctgctgcaggcgggtggtaaggagcgatgagtcccagactgcgagagggcacaggctgggctgagggactccccccctaccccctccaGTGCAAGGATTtcatccaccgggcctctagtatatatatat
The sequence above is a segment of the Myotis daubentonii chromosome X, mMyoDau2.1, whole genome shotgun sequence genome. Coding sequences within it:
- the USP26 gene encoding ubiquitin carboxyl-terminal hydrolase 26: MAAITVHGFVQIWNMDTGMSKLKEAFIETMERNKKARLVIHFSTGEYTTFQLGNNIKNIVFRSYGENQNYLHLTFQNNSFLFIRKLSSRDAKNLTMFLERAHQNNLQSPMRTDMGRSVFASTKTQKKINKTLFDKIYQKLVSGFFELGEGSSTPDLQKLLLDTSKLSMLTFKELLKEGLRKRKRMASSDSDIYGKFQEEDKSVRNKKFKTDPLEYVTDDEKEQMWLKELKESKLDYLFETTSTGNSFLDGTCFIQTLAEKIYLILLLKSFCSEDDPEWERLKMTFDFYPEKLCQGLPNLGNTCYMNAVLQSLFSIPSFAYDLLYQGFPWSEIPLDALSLCLSHLLILKDIYSIKTKERLLVNIKNAISTVAEMFSDNTQNDAHEFLGHCLDQMKGNMEKLNTIWMAKIESEKEDSPQQFFADNAVTKRLVCPVTTNFEVELLHSITCKACGQVVLKTEVNNYLSINLPQRTKTHPLSIQSTFDHFFGAEELEYKCGKCKHKTSVSTHKFSRLPRVLIVHLKRYSFNKFWSLRKDDQEVIVSKYLKVSSHCTESTKPPFPLNENVHIRDFHLLKFFHKINFEILKSLTPSTKLTSKSNDCLAPHIESDKESEPQKDQIFELSKEQEQNNLGKHSELTTAESLLVNSGYDTAIEKEPLVPGLMRNLENTNLSVVREDEGKPTSGPDTSEEVHIQEVPRNPKRKKYEKASMFAAVDSVTETIEDFSEDEKNEISEEFSNVPGQTPQCEKVRIYEEALWQALLQSLPKSGAQCHTDNLTRPTELSFQEANVNSRGASGSNKNLGHKDFLAKKKTEAKAKNPNPKIRDPHAYRLIGVISHLGNTLNSGHYISDAYDFERKVWFTYNDMQVSSIQEVVMRESRLRTGYMFFYMHNDIFEELLGREENSQPHSTKAEKTHQEE